DNA sequence from the Armigeres subalbatus isolate Guangzhou_Male chromosome 1, GZ_Asu_2, whole genome shotgun sequence genome:
ACTGTTGGCCAAAAGGCCGAGTGATCTGCATTCATCCCGGGCGGGATGGCCAACCTAGATCAGCGACGGTGAGGACAACCTGCGGCCTCTACGAGCGACCAGTAGCCAAATTAGCCGTGCTAGACGTGCGGCGCGTTACGGATTAAGCTGGCCACGCGGCCATCGTACCTGGGGGGACTGTTGGCGAACGCGCCAACGCGCCTCTACTAGTTGGGCCTCTCTATCGGATAGATCGCTGTACCCCTCACCGATAGGTACGATAAGCAGGTATGACGGAATGACAGATTCCACACAGTCACATCGGTGAGTCTGTGCGATGTAGAGAGATAAAGGGACAACAGATATAGGACACAATAATGCATGTCATGTGGTAAACACGGCAGATTTAGAAAGTGAGGCAGTTAAATTTAATATTCTACGGTGAATTTATTATTACTATAGCGATTTAGTGAATTATTACACTCCAGGCATCGTGTGAGTAGATTGAAATATAAATTCCTATTAACGCATCCTAATTTAGCCTAATTTAGTTTAATCCAGTATTAGGAGTCAAAGCATAAAATTATATACGGACACTTAACCTTAAAACCTATTGGAACCTATGAACTAAAGTGGTAAACTGTCTATCTAATTAAAAATCATGCAATTATTAAATTTATCTATAAATTATAGTACGGATATATAGTACGTGCGAAGTGCAGATCTACATAAGAATCATTCAGTATCGTAGGAACAATTCATCAGATTCGACATAGACATACTAGACTGGTTCGTGGACCGACGTAGATTAGACACACAAACGGGAATAAACGTGAGTTTTTTTGACCCTTGACTATCTGATGCATGGttatttcatatcaatattgtgaaaacttaaaaatacATATATATCACTATGATTCCGcatgaatttcaggaaaataataACTCCCTTTACTGTAAAACCCAAATAACGGTCGTTTCATTCCGGGGTTATTATTTCGGAAACCTTCCGTTGTTGGCAATTTCCAACACCCACGTTTGCAGCATGGAGAAGGTTGAAGACACAATCTCTCGTATTTGGGAACTGGAGTCCTGCTGGTAACCCTGTACACAGTTTCCCGATGAAACTCTCTGTGCAGAGCATTTCGTAGCCAACACATTCCGAGATGAGTCGGGGCGATTCGTGGTAACACTACCCAAGCGCACCGATATTCTGTCCCAGCTCGGGCGCTCCAAGAATATTGCGGTTAACAGATTCCATGCACTGGAACGTTGACTTGATGTTAACCCAAATCTGAAGCAGGCATATACTGCGTTCATAACGGTggcaggccatttggccgaatgccgtttagccgaacgggtcgtttggccgaatgccgtttgaccgaatagttaaaaaaattgacctcagtttacgagtggtccttcttcacttcctttttttcttctttcttccttcttccatcttccttcttccatcttccttcttttttctttcttcatttttccatcctctatcttctttcttctttcttccttcttcatttttcctcctcctttcttccttcttccattttccttcttccttattccttattccttcttccttattccttattccttattccttattccttcttctttcttctttcttccttcttccttcttccttcatcctccttccttcttccttctcccttcttccttctcccttcttccttcttccttcttatttcttccttcttccttcttgcttctcccttctttcttcttccctcttccttcttccttcttccttcttcctttttccttcttccttcttccttcttccttcttccttcttccttcttccttctttcttcttccttcttccttcttccttcttccttcttccttcttccttcttcctttttccttcttccttcttccttcttccttcttccttcttccttcttctttcttcctttttccttcttccttcttccttcttccttcttccttcttcctttctccttctttcttcttctttcttccttcttctctcttccatcttccttcttccctcttccctttTCTCcaccattcttccttcttccttcacccttcttctttcgtccttctttctactCCCTTCATtaggaaacgtatttcaactattcggccaaacggcattcggccaaatggcattcggccaaatgacattcggccaaacggcattcggccaaatgaccctaaaccttcATAACGGAGTACTTGCAACTCAACCACATGAGAGAAATCAACGACGTCAACGATTGCTTCCCATCCTACTACCTTCCACATCATGGCGTGGAGAAGGCGGATAGTACCACCACGAAATTGAGGATAGTATTCGACGCCTCCTGCCGAGCTGACTCTGGCGTGTCACTAAACCAGGCGCTTTTGGTAAGACCTGTCGTACAAGATGACTTGTATGCAATTTCGCTTCGCTTTCGGATGCGTCAGTATGCCATTATCGCAGATGCTGAAAAATTTTATCGTTAGATCCGTGTACATCCAACTGACTTCCCTGTTCAACGTATCCTTTGGCGGAAACtcgtgatgaactttataatttaaaaaatcacgttactaaagattaaaaaaaaaaattggcggAAACGTTCGAACTTATCACCATCATCTATGGTACGGCTTCGGCACCGTATTTGACCACCAGGTGCCCTCTAGAGTTGTCTAAACAAGGATCCAACGATTTCCCTCAAGCGGCGGAAATATTAGCCAAAGATTTTTATATAGACGACATGCTTACCGGAGTCGAAGATGAGGACGATGGAGTACCACTATGTATCCAGCTTCGGAACCTACTGAAGTCAGCTGGGTTTAGTCTACGTAAGTGGGCATCCAACTCAAATGCCATACTGTCAGCCATACCATCCGAGCTACGCGACGAGCGCTCGATGCTTGCTCTGGACACACCGTCTACCAGAAAAACTCTGGGATTGATATGGGAACCGGCAACCGATCTACTCCACTATACCATTCCTAAATGGTCACTCACGAACTCTATtactagaacagcggttctcaacctggggtacatgtacccctgggggtaccttcgctggcctcaGGGGGTACTTCGAACaataatgcgtaatggcggatgtattacaattccaataaccACTTATCGATAATTGTGaaattttttattccaaaactttatattgtacataatatgcacggTGATCAGTGAATCAGAACCTATTAAATCCTGCCATTACAAACAGCACAGTGTATTAAAAGCTGTGGGACAAACatagaaggctcggaggcctTTATTTGAGAGGCATGACGGCTTTTTCCAGAAAGCTAAATAGCTCCGTTGCAAGAGGGTTGGaagtctgctttcaagaggctcggaagactcctttcaagaagcccggaaacaccctttcaagaggcccggaagcctcctttcaagaggcccggaagcctcctttcaagaggcccggaagcctcctttcaagaggcccggaagcctcctttcaagaggcccgggagcctccattcaagaggcccggaagcctcctttcaagaagcccggaagcctccttccaagaggcccggaagcctcctttcaagaggcccggaagcctcctttcaagaggcccggaagcctcctttcaagaggcccggaagcctcctttcaagaggcccggaagcctcctttcaagaggcccggaagcctcctttcaagagacctggaagcctcctctcaggaggcccggaagcctcctttcaagaggctcggaagcctgattTCAACAGACTTGGCAAAATCCTCCAAGAGACTGCAAAATGCTCTGATGTtgcctcttttcaaaagccTCGGAAGCAAACTTTATTTGAATTGGAAAACTTCACGGACCAGCAAAAATTTCAGACAACTTTTTGGAGTGCCATATGTCCCGTTAGTTTTCCGGtccttttttcatatttatgtaAATGTGGAGCTGCACGGCTTCTGTGATGCATCGATCCGAACATACGGTGCATGCCTGTATATTCGAACGGTCTCTAATGACGGTAGCATTTCCGTGCGTCTTCTGACAGCCAAATCCAAAGTGGCCCCACTTGGAGACTCTAGAAGGCAGAAAAGGGTCAGTCTACCCAGGCTGGAGCTATCTGCGGCTCTACTACTGAGTCATTTGTACCATAAGGTCAACTCCAGCATCGCTCTGAAAACCCGATCCTTCTTCTGGCAAACTTTTGTGGCGAATCGGGTTTCAGAAGTCCAACACCTAACAGCGAATGGTGTATGGGCTCATGTATCGGGCATGGACAACCCTGTGGACATAATATCACGCGAGATGGAACCTAATCAATTGAAGGAAGCCACGGTTTGGTGGACAGGACCGTCACGCTCCTACAAGCGAAATTACAGGAGCTTCCAACTGAAGCATTAGAAGAACGATGCGTATCGCTACCGATTCACACCCAGGAACCGAATCAGCTATTTCACCTACGTTTGTCCTTTCCATCACTAGTTCGTCTAATTTCCCTGATCCAACGTTTCGTCTACAATATTAAGCCAGAAAGCCACTCTCGTCGCAGATTAGGATTTCTATAAACCACTGAACTAAATCAAGTCATTTCATCATTGGTACGCTTAGCACAAACATAAGTGTTCCCAAACGAGATCGCCTCAGTAGCTTCCGACGGACAAGTGAAGTCGACTTCACCTTTGAAGAATCTTGCGCCTGTTCTGAAGGACGACATTCTACGTGTTTGTGGGCGTCTTAAAAATGCGTTGATTTCGAGGACAGAAAGCATCCAATAATCCTTCCGGCTCGTCACCCGCTGACTGAAGCTATTATGGAGCACTATCGTCGCAAATATCTACACGCCGGACCACAATTGCTTGTGGCAAGTATCCGGGAGAAGTTCTGGCCgtatccggagacgagccatcctagggctgaaagtctccttaataaagacacacaaaaaaagtTCTGGCCGCTACGCATCCGTTACTTGACACGGAGTGTGGTTCATTCATGCGtcaattgttttcaatgtaagCCTACTGTTCTGGGCAACTCATGGGAGATTTGCCCCCAGAaaaggtaacgccttctttgcCTTTCCTCAACACCGGCGTTGATCTAAGTGGACCATTCTATTATCGGAAGAATCGCAAAGCAGTTTCTACTAAGTGCTATATCGCTAAGTGCTTCATCTGCCTAAGTGGTCAATGACCTCTCAACGGTCGCTTTTCTCGCGGCATTACATCGGTCGCAAAGGAAAACATTAGAGGAGCTGCCTCGAGAACTAGCAGAACTAGCCAAATAATTCCACAACAATGGATTCCACAACACCAGAATGCGATTGTGAACCAAACAGCCAACGACGAAATTCGCTTCAAATTCATTCCGTCCGAACTTCGGAGGGTTGTGGGAGGCGGCGGTAAAATCATTTAAGCAGCATTTACGTTCGACCGTTGGCAATTCCGTTCCGTCGCAAGATGAGTTCGTCACGTTGTTGGTTTGTATTGAAGCCTGTCTGAACTCCAGACCACTTACTCCGATCTCCGCCGTCCTAAACGACCTGGGCGTTTTGACTCCGGGTCACTTTTTAATTCATCGACCCTTGACGTCCTTCCCTGAGCCTGACTTTTCCGAAGTTCCTTGGAATCGCCTCGATCGTTCGCAAGAGATCCTCCGACGACTATGGAAACGCTGGTCTACGGATTATTTGTCTGGCCTTCACCCACGCACCAAGTTGACTCAGGTCCGGAACAACGTCGAAGTGGGCACAATGGTGCCCCTCAAGGATAACAATCTTCCTCCGCAAAGTGGCGATATGGAAGAGTCACCCAAGCCATTCGTGAAGCTGACGGCAACATCAGGGTCGTCGACGTGAAGACAGCCGACGGAGAGTTTCGACGGGCCATATAAAAAAATTGCGTGCTTCCGGTGCGCCCTGCGCATACCAAGGAGGTTTCAGAGGCCTTTTAGCACTGACGCCTACCATCGTGGTATTGTCATACTGCGCAACGAGCCTTGTAAGTATTGTTTGTcattgaaatttccaaaaattaagGAATGTTTTGTACTCCGGCATGTATCCTGGATCCATCGACGGCGACTCTATCCCGGTTCAAGTGCGCCCAAGCCCGACGTCTAACAGGTGTTCCACCATTTGAGCATACCAGGCAGGATGATCCTATCAGGAGCCGCCAAACCCACAACCAAGCCTGGCGACCTGACTCGAGCCTTAACGATGACGTTAACGTTTAGAAGAAGACTCAAATCAAACAAAGAGGAAAATCGCCTGTTAGGAGAAGCAGCACAGTGATGACCGTAGTATTAGTGTAAGATGTGAATCGAAGTATGTATACACGATTGGTTGAAAGGCCTAACCTTTCAACGGGGGCCGGCATATGTTACCGCAAACCCTAtcaataattcattttattaGTATATAAGATCAATAGCAATCGCAATCAATCTCCCACGATTATTTTCAGATTCCCATCCTGATCCCTAGCCttcaggtatgcaagtctccaacgacgagctgtcatcagtggcgaaagatctgaagatgaagaaagctccgggccCGGATAGAATTCcaaactgcgatactggcgtttctaGATTTGTTCCGGATGGTGCTGCAGAGATGCCTAGCAGATGGCTACTTTCCGAATACGTGGAAGATTAAGAAACTGGTGTTACTGCCTAAACCTGGAAAACCGTCGGGGAATCCATCACCCTATAGGGCCATCCgccatatgcctgctggatacaatggagaagcttctggaaaggttTATCCTTAATAGGCTGAATTCATGAAGGGCGAGATCGGATTATCGGAGAAGCAGTTCGGACTCCGAAttggcagatcgacggtggatgcaattaagGCGGTCGTTGAAGTCACAGAGAAAGCATCCAATAAAAAAGGTGTGGCAATAGATTCTGCGCAATAGTAATGATTGACGTAAAAAATACGTTTAACAGTGCCTGTCAGCAGtgatcatatagcttctacgtatacttagtttaccagaaaggcaaaaagcaaaTTGATCGACGAAGAATATTACACACGAATGATCTGAGTATCAATCATCAAAAATGTATGAGTGTTtcagcaacttcactacaaacgcTCAAGCAGTTCTGGACAACATTGGTACTGCGCTCACGTCTGCTCAAGCTGCCAAACTTTCAAACGGTTTCTCAAACAACTCATACACGGGTAAATAATGCAGCAGTCGAATAATTTTTCGACAGAAACAATGCTGGTCCAACATATTTGAGAATGTGCACGCTACATTATGCGATTCGCTCAATGGATTCCATCAAATTTACTCATAGATGGCGTTACCTCTGAAGTACACATAAAGCTCAAAAATGTGCTTTTAAATCGCTACTTATCAGTTCCATTATTTACAATCGGTTGATAACActaaatggggccctccttagccgtgcggtaagacgcgcagctaaaaagcaagaccatgctgggggtggctgggttcgattcccggtgctggtctaaacaattttcggattggaaattgcttcgacttccctgggcataaaagtatcgtcgtgttggcctcatgacatacaaatgcagaaatggttacttggcttagaaatctctcagttaataactgtggaagtgcttaatgaacactaagctgcgaggcggcaatgtcccaatgggggatgtaatgtcaatgaagaagcagaagaagaagagaagataaCACTAAATGCCGATAAATTTGCACCACTGCACGAGCAGATGTTATCTAATCACTGAAGCTTCgtgtttctgaagaatttatttTTCTTCGACAATTACATGGTTGGGAATTTCGTATTTTGATAATAATGTTATGTCTTTGAAAGTCGATGGAATCGGGagtgatttataatttgaccCCCTAAAATCTTAAGTCGTATGAggctaaaaatatatttacaatgATTACACTCCTCCTGATTATTTAATCTTCAGCAAAAGGCACTCCTTTAAAACTGAACCTCCCTGCGAATCGAGATGCAGTCAACCTTGACAAACGCAAACACAATGTTCAAATTCCTGCTGATCACCGCTTTGATGGTACCGGCCATCCTGGCCCAGACACCAGTTCGCCAGTGCCCCAACGGTGCCGGCGTGCCACAGTCGGTGAACGTCAACGATTGCACCGGATCGCCCTGTCCGATTGTCAACGGACAACGTCTGCTCGCCCATGGCATCGGAATCACCAGTCCCGTGAACACCAACGGACTCGAGGCGTACATCACGATCCGGCTGGCTGGCCTGCAAATCCCATTCCCGATGCCGGATGGATTGGAAGATGCTTGTTCGATTGGAACCCCTGCCGGAACGTGCCCGGTGTCAGCAGGACAGGTTTTCAACTACGACTTGGACATGGAAGGTCAATATTTGCCACTGAGCGGAGTGACCGTACTAATCGAGGTTGGCTTGCTAGCGGATGATGGTTCACATGTCACCTGCTTGCAGTTCGATGCTTTGATCACAGACTAGATTTAAACAAAGGTGATAATATTAGCCAATAATTTGGTAACTatccattagactggcccaggaaacaaaaagttgagtaattccacggggcaccccccagaattgtgtctttgggtgagaaaaccaatctctgaaaatttcagctcaatcgcttgttgcataagctggcgcatttgatttgaagtttgtatggggatttcagccaaaatgtataggaaaatacacctccgtcactcattcgatctggaaattggttctgattgctcgattgacctcagaattgcaaaaacggcagttggtatgctacagaacaatttcacagaacattgtatgatgattaaataaaattttatataggctttggctgatgcgattcgatcaaaaaatccaaaaatacacaaatcagctcctaataaaccagccgaaaactatataaaagttcatttaatcatcatgcaatgttctgtgaaattgttctgtagcataccaactgccgtttttgcagttctgaggtcaatcgagcaatcagaaccaatttccagatcgaatgagtgacggaggtgtattttcctatacattttggctgaaatcc
Encoded proteins:
- the LOC134205926 gene encoding uncharacterized protein LOC134205926; protein product: MFKFLLITALMVPAILAQTPVRQCPNGAGVPQSVNVNDCTGSPCPIVNGQRLLAHGIGITSPVNTNGLEAYITIRLAGLQIPFPMPDGLEDACSIGTPAGTCPVSAGQVFNYDLDMEGQYLPLSGVTVLIEVGLLADDGSHVTCLQFDALITD